TATTCTTGGTGATGAACCGTTTCAGTTTTTTCAAAAATTTCCAACTATTCAAGTTGCTGTTGATGCCAATAGAAAAAACGGAATTGAACAATTACTTTCTCAATCTAATACACCGGAAGTTATTTTGCTAGACGATGCTTTTCAGCACCGGAAAGTGAAAGCGGGTTTCTATATTTTACTAACTTCCTTCGGTGATTTATATTCGGATGATTTTATGTTGCCCACAGGAAATTTGCGAGAGAGTAGAAGCGGAGCAAAAAGAGCAGCTGTGGTTGTGGTTACTAAATGTCCTTCGGATCTTTCTCCGGATGCACAAAACAGCATTAGGGAAAAACTGAAATTGGCGTCTAATCAGGAATTATTCTTTACCTCTATAATATATGATGATTTTGTTTATTCCGTAAATAAAAAGCTGTCGGTTGCAGAATTAAAAGGAATTAATCCCATTCTCTTAGCAGGGATTGCGAAACCTAAACCTTTTTTCGATTATTTAAAATCGGATGCTGCTCAGCAGGATTTTTTGACTTTTCCGGATCACCATCATTTTACAGATAAAGATCTTTCCGATATAAAAAATAAGGCAAAAAACCGCATCATTGTTACCACTGAAAAAGATTATGTTCGATTACAAGATTCTGTACTTTCAGAACAATTGTATTATTTACCAATAAGAAGCAGGTTTGTTACTGGTGGCGCAAATTTTGACAGAACACTTTTACATTATGTTTCAAAAAGTAGTTTTAAATTTTAAAATACTGATTGTTAATTGTTTGTTAATAGCGGTGAGCTGATTTTGTTTTTTTAACATTTAATAAAAACCGCATTGCATAAAACTAATTAATAATCAATGTTTTAACCTTGTTTTTTTCTTTATTTTGTGCCTCTTTCCGTTTTTAGACTTTTGATTTGTGTTTTTCAATAAGAATTCCAAATCTACTATAAATTAAGCCTATTTTTCTTAAAAAAAATGTTTTTCATTAACAAATAATTAACATATTCGAAATAAAATTACTCCTTTATGGTCATTTTTTTGCAATTTATTCATGGTTTTTAAATTTTTTGGTTAGATTTGTTAAGATTTTAACTAATTAACGAATAATATTAACCAACTTATTTATTACGTATGAAAAATAGTCTACTAAAAGGCTTTATGGTGTTTTTAACAATGCTATGTACCAGTTTGACCTATTCGCAAGATGTGTCGGGGAAAGTATCGGATTCTAGCGGTCCACTTCCAGGTGCAAGTGTTTTAATTAAAGGAACAACAAAAGCAGCGCAAACTGATATGGATGGTAAATTCACTATCGAAAACGTTGGCCCAAATGCAGTTTTAATATTTAGTTACTTGGGACTTAAATCTCAGGAGATAAATGTTGCAGGAAAAACTACTATTAATGTGACTTTAAAAGAAGACTCAGCAGAGTTGAAAGAAGTTGTTGTAATTGGTTTTGGTAAACAATCCAAACGAAAAGTGACTGATAATATGGCTACAATATCAGCCGATCAAATCAATCAAATTCCAGTTGCCAATTTACAAGGTGCGCTTACCGGTAAAGCTGCCGGTGTTCAAATTACACAAATAAATGGTAAAGTTGAAGGTGGAGTAAAAATGAGAATTAGAGGTATTTCGAGTATTTCGTCTTCACAAGAACCTTTATATGTAATTGACGGAATGCCTTTAATTAATGATGATGAAAGTACGACTTCAGCACCAATTAACCCGTTGATTTCATTGAATCCTAATGATATTGAATCAATACAAATATTAAAAGATGCTTCGTCTGCCGCTATTTATGGTGCTCGTGGAACGAATGGAGTTGTTTTGATTACTACTAAACAAGGGAAATCAGGAAAAACAAAAATATCTTTAAACACATCTGGCGGATGGAGTCAGGCAACTCATAAACTAAAATGGTTGAATGCTGCACAATATGTAGAGCTTTTTACAGAAGCATCCGCTAATACATGGGGAGCAGATGATTTATGGTTAACTGAACCAGGAGGGTTTTTTGATGGTTTGGCAAATGGAAAAGATTGGAGAAATGGAGCAGTAGATACAGATTGGCAAGATTTAGCCTTGGTAAAAGGTTCGGTTCAAGACCATACCTTCTCCGTATCTGGTGGTGATGAAAAAACACTATTCTTCGTTTCAGGAGGATATAATAATACGCAAGGAATTGTAAGAGGAAACAATATGGATCGTTATTCTTACAGAGGGAATTTAGATCATAAAGTTTCAGACCGATTCAGAGTTGGATTGAATACCAGTTTAAGTAAAACTCAAGTATCCAGAATTGGAACAGATAATTCTTTTGCAACACCATTGCAGGCTGTTGCACAATCGCCTTTGTCACCTGCCTATTTAGATGATGGTATTATTCCTAATAATGATACCACTCTTTATTATAATTTCTTAACGCAAGAATATAATGGAAGCTGGAATGTAAATATTTTCAGAACGTTGATGAATTCTTATTTAGAATATAAAATTTTACCTGAATTAAGTTTTAAAACAGAATTGGGGTATGATAACAACAACCAAACCGAAGAGTATTTTGCAGGAAGTTTAACCGAATCGGCTTCGACTAACGGGTATGCTGATGCTAATGCTATTCAGTCTGATAAATACAGTATCAGTAATTATTTTACTTATAATAAAACGTTTAATGAAGCGTATGATTTAGAGTTTGTCGGAGGAATGAATTTTGAAGAAAGCGCCAGAAAAAGACAGTATGTTGCGGGAACCGGTTTCCCTTCTGATGATTTGCAAACTGTGGAAAGTGCTTCTGAAATTACAGCAGGATCTTCCAGCAGAACAAAATATAATTTTCTTTCTTATTTTGGTAGAACCACTTTCTCTATCAAAGATAAGTACCTGTTAAAAGCGAGTTTGCGTTATGATGGTTCTTCTCGATTTGGAGCTTCAAAACGATATGGACTTTTCCCTGCAGCTTCTGTAGGTTGGATTGTTTCTGAAGAAGATTTCTTGAAAGATAATGAAACCATTAATGTATTGAAATTAAGAGGAAGTTTTGGTGTAACCGGAAACGCTGGTATTGGTAATTTTGCGAGTTTAGGTCTTTTTAGAGGTTCATCTTATAACAAAAACTCCGCTATCACACCACTTCAATTGGCTAATCAAGATTTAAAATGGGAAAAAACAAATCAAACTGATGTTGGTTTAGATTTTGCCCTTTTTAATAACAGAATTAGTGGAGAAGTTGATTATTATGTTAAAAAAACAAACGATCTTTTATTGAACGAACCACTTCCTGGTACTTCAGGATGGAGTTCTCTTACTCGTAACGTTGGATCTATGACTAATAAAGGTTTTGAATTTGTATTAAATTCTACCAATATCAAAACAGATGATTTTAGTTGGAAAACATCTTTGAACCTTTCTACTTTAGATAATAAAGTAGTCAATTTGCCTGGTGGCGATATTGTTGCTGAACGTAACATTGTTAGAGAAGGAGAAACGATTTCCTCTTTTTACTTAGTAGAGTATGCAGGTGTTAATCCAGATAATGGAGATGCTTTATTTTACCTTAATACCACAAAGTCTGACGGAACTTTAGACAAAACAACTACCAAAAATTATAGTGAGGCGCAACGTATTATTACCGGAAGTCCTTATCCTACTTTGATGGGTGGACTTACTAATACAATAACTTACAAAGAGTTTGATTTATCTTTTACATTCCAAGGCGAATGGGGCGCTTCCATGTATAATGAAGGTGGAAAATTTCAATCAGGTAATGCCAGATATGAAGATAACCAGACTATAGATCAATTAGATAGATGGCAAAAACCAGGGGATATCACTATGGTTCCTCAAGCCAGAATGTATCGTACTAACGGACAACAAGCTTCAACCCGTTATTTAGAAAGTTCTGATTTTGTTCGTTTGAGAAACTTATCTTTAGGATATACTTTTTCAAAAAAATTGACTCAAAAAATTTCTGTAGACAGACTCCGTTTGTATTTGACAGGAGTAAATCTTCTTACTTTTACTAATTATAGCGGTTACGATCCAGAATCCTCTTATGATAATAATGGTAACTCCAATATTCAGAAAGGTATTTCATTTTACTCAGCACCTCCGGCTAAAACATTTACTATCGGATTAAATATTGACCTATAAATAAATTATTTATGAAAAATTATAACTATATACTATTTTTAATATCATTACTTACATTTTCATTTGTGAGTTGTGATGATAACTTAGACATTATTCCAGAGCAAGCTTTATCAACGGATATTGTGATTAAGGATGCTGCGAATATTCGGAAGATTTTAATCAACGCTTATGGCGATGCCCGATCCAGTTCCAGTTATGGAGGAGGAATTGCATTAGCTTCTGAATTGATTGCTAACGATGGCGATTTGTATTGGAATGGAACTTTTGTTCAACCTGCGGAGTATGATGAGAAAGCCATGTTGGCTGATAATTCTTTCGTTAGAGATATTTGGATGAATGCTTACAATATCAACAATCAAACGAATATTGTACTTGAAAATTTGAATGTAATTACGGATGCTGATCAGAAAACAATTGCTGAAGGAGAAGCAAAATTTCTTAGAGGGTTAGTATATTTTGATTTAGCCCGATTGTTTGCTAAGCCTTATATTTCTGGAAGTGCAAATAGTCAACTTGCTGTTCCTATTGTATTGGATGCCGTTTTAGATCCTACTAAAATTACGTATCCTACCAGAAATACTTTGGACGAGGTATATGCTTTGGTTATTTCTGATTTAACGGATGCTTACACCATGTTACCGGAATCAAATGATATTTATGCTACAAAATATGCAGCTGCGGCGCTTCTTGCCCGCGTTTATTTGCAAAAAGGAGATTATGTAAAAGCACGTGATATGGCTAATGAAGTGATTAATTCCAGTGGAGCAAGTTTAACTGCTACCTTTGCTGAGGCATTTAATAATGAAGAAAATTCAACAGAAGATTTATTTGCTTGGCAAGTTACCAGTCAGGATGCCAGCGCTAATTATTTCAATGTATTTTGGGCAGGTTCTGATTTTGGAGGACGTTCCGGAAATCCAGATGTTGATGTTGAAACACAACATTGGGATATATATGATGATGCAGATGATGAGAGAGCACATTTCTTTTATGAAGCCGATTACTGGTGTACTACAAAATGGCAAAACCAATTTGGAAATATTCCATTCTTGCGTTTAGCCGAAATGTATTTGATCCGTGCAGAATCTAATTACAGATCAGAAACGTTGGTTGGAAATTCACCTTTAAATGATATCAATATCTTACGTGCGCGTTCCGGAGCGGGTTCATTTGAATCTGTTAATTTAACTACTATTTTAATGGAAAGAAAAAGAGAATTATCTTTCGAAGGATTTGCTTTATTTGATGCCAAACGATTGGGTAATTCAGTAGGTGATAACGCATTTGACGCTAATAGTTTAATTATGCCAATTCCGTTAAGAGAGATGGATGCAAATCCAAACTTAGTTCAAAACGACGGATATTAATTAATACTTAATATATTAAACAAAAGGAGCTATGAAGCAATACATAGCTCCTTTTTTATTTTGAAATTTTTTAAAAGCAAAAAGCATAAAACGATAAGATAAAGTTTCTTTAGATTTTCCGGTAAAGATTAATTATTCCAAATTAAAAGATTAAATTAGAGACTTGAAGACAACTCTGTTTTTTAATTGAAAATAAGAAATCAGAATCGGTAAGGTTACGATTCCTCAGAAAGGTATGGTTTTGAAAAACAGTGCTTTTCTATTTCAGTAATCCCTTTTTTGTATTATTATTTGTAATCAGTTTGTTTTTACTATTAAAGTAATACTGTGTAAATTATGTGGGATCAAGTTCAAAAAACCGTTAGTTATATTAAGAATAAAACCAATTTTATTCCGGAATATGGAGTAATACTTGGTTCCGGCTTAGGTAGTTTTACCGATGATTTGCAAATCGAATATACGTTACCTTACGATACCATCCCGAATTTTCCTGTATCAACCGTTCAAGGGCATAAAGGAGCTTTGGTTTTCGGAACAATTGGCGATAAGCGAGTCGTTGCGATGCAAGGTCGCTTTCATTTTTATGAAGGATATTCGATGAAAGAAGTTACTTTTCCGGTTCGTGTCATGAAATATCTCGGAATTACTCAATTGATTGTTTCCAATGCTTCCGGCGGTGTTAATCCAGAATACAAAGTAGGATCCATTGTGCTAATCAAAGATCACATAAATATGGCGCCAGAGCATCCGTTACGAGGGAAAAATGACGAACGTTTTGGGCCTCGTTTTGTCAATATGAGTGAGCCATATTCTAAAAAGATGATTGCCAAAGTAAAAGAAATTGCACTGGATTTAAATATAGAAATTCACGATGGGATTTATTTAGGATTGCAAGGACCAACTTTTGAAACTTTAGCCGAGTACCGAATGGTGAAAATATTGGGTGCTGATTGTGTAGGCATGTCTACCGTTCCCGAAGTAATTGTAGCCCGTCACATGGGATTAGAAACGTTTGGGATTTCTGTAATTACAGATATGGGTGATGAAGAAAGTATAACCACTATCTCTCATGATGAAGTGTTAGAAGCCGCAAATAAAGCAGAACCTGATGTTAGACAGTTAATACGGGAATTGATTTTACATTATTAGAGTCCAGTCCTAAATATATTGTGCAATTACGCTGTAAAATTCATCTGGAACAATAGGTTTGGTTATGACATCATTCATTCCAAAAGACAATAACATTTCCCTGTTTTCATTCAATGAAATGGCTGTAAGTGCTATAATCGGGGTACTGGAGTCAAATTCTCGTATGAATTTTGTGGCTACCGTTCCGTTTATACCCGGTAAATGTACATCCATAAGAATTAAATCGTATTGATTTTTTCTTGCAGCTTCTATGGCATCTTCTCCATTGTCAATTATTTCACAAAAAACACCTTTTTTCTCCAGCATTTTTTTGGTGATCATTTGATTGATTTTGTTGTCTTCAATCAAAAGAATTTGTTTGTTTTTCAATATTGTAGGGTTGTATTTTTCCGATTTATCTTCCAAAACGATTGGGTTTGTGTCTGTTTTGAATTGTAATTTGAATGAAAATGAAGATCCTTTTCCAACAGTACTTTCCAGTTTTATTTTGCCTCCCAGAATTTTAATTAATTTTTTTACAATTGTTAATCCTAAACCTGTTCCGCCATATTTTCGGTTAACTTCGATAGAACCTTGAGAAAAACTATCAAAAACAGTTTGTAATTTGTCTTCCGGTATACCAATTCCAGTATCAACAATTTCAAAAAAGATACTTGCTTTTTGGTCTTCAATCGCATCTAATTTTGCGAATATTGTTACGGTTCCATTTTTTGTAAATTTTAGCGCATTGTTAATCAAATTGATGAAAACCTGTGACAATTTTGTCGGATCTCCTTTGATGTAGTCCGGGATTTTATCATCAATTTCCAGTTTAAAATTATTGTTGTTGATGAATGCTAATTCTTTTAATGAGTTCTGAATGTTTTTTAATAATTCTTTAAGGTTAAAAGAAATGTTCTCCAATTCAATTTTATTGGAATCAATCTTATTAATTTCAAGAATCTCATTGATAAATTTGGTTAAATAATTTCCTGAAAATTGTAGTGATGTCAGGTAATCTATTTGAGATTCTTTGGGGTTTTCTTCCATCAATAAATGTGTAATTCCGTTTATGGCATTCAAGGGAGTGCGCAGTTCATGACTTACAGTTGATAAGAATTCTGATCGGGCTTTTGAGGCTCTTTCCGCATTGTTTTTGGCTATAATTAATTCATTATTTTTTTCTTTCAATAATAAATTAGACTCATTACGGATGATGTTGTTTTTGTACAGTGATAAACTCAATAACGATAAAATGGTAATTAAAGATATAGCCAGAATACTGATTAGTTTAGAATATTTATATGTTTTTTGCTGTTCATTGTCTTTTTTTTGTTTTTCGAGTGTAGCATTTAAAAGCTCATTTTTTTTGAATTTTGCAAAATCCTCCAGACTTAATTTTGCCGTATTCATTTTAGAAATTCGGTCTTTCAATTGGTAATATTCGTCTAAGTAGGAATACGCTCTGTCAAAATCATCTTTTTCTTTGTAGCTTTTGCTGAACGCTAACATTATTTTAGATTTTTGTTCTAAATCATTGTTTACAGCATTCTTTTTTAATGCATTTTCTAAATAATAAATCGCTGAATCACTTCTTTTTAGTTCGTTTTGAATTGTTCCTAATTGGTAAAAAGCTTCTGTTTTAGCTGTTATATTACTTTTTGTTTCTTCTTTTTCTATTATTTTTTTGAAAGTTGAAGCCGCCAGATTGTACTCTTTTTTGAGTTTGTATGCAATTCCTTTATTTAAAATCAATGTTTCCGATGTATCCTTGACTT
This region of Flavobacterium lacustre genomic DNA includes:
- a CDS encoding tetratricopeptide repeat-containing hybrid sensor histidine kinase/response regulator — protein: MKYFFVFILFFSTFLYAQTTKKTDSISYYSNLADYNIQINKPEKAIVYIQKAIVFCENNNDLEEQTNQTFKLGKIYFNENQYEKAAKAFHKSLFLYKKLPPYYTIATVYYYLGLTNIEKEKYNLASIYFNKSEAIFDSLKVKDTSETLILNKGIAYKLKKEYNLAASTFKKIIEKEETKSNITAKTEAFYQLGTIQNELKRSDSAIYYLENALKKNAVNNDLEQKSKIMLAFSKSYKEKDDFDRAYSYLDEYYQLKDRISKMNTAKLSLEDFAKFKKNELLNATLEKQKKDNEQQKTYKYSKLISILAISLITILSLLSLSLYKNNIIRNESNLLLKEKNNELIIAKNNAERASKARSEFLSTVSHELRTPLNAINGITHLLMEENPKESQIDYLTSLQFSGNYLTKFINEILEINKIDSNKIELENISFNLKELLKNIQNSLKELAFINNNNFKLEIDDKIPDYIKGDPTKLSQVFINLINNALKFTKNGTVTIFAKLDAIEDQKASIFFEIVDTGIGIPEDKLQTVFDSFSQGSIEVNRKYGGTGLGLTIVKKLIKILGGKIKLESTVGKGSSFSFKLQFKTDTNPIVLEDKSEKYNPTILKNKQILLIEDNKINQMITKKMLEKKGVFCEIIDNGEDAIEAARKNQYDLILMDVHLPGINGTVATKFIREFDSSTPIIALTAISLNENREMLLSFGMNDVITKPIVPDEFYSVIAQYI
- a CDS encoding purine-nucleoside phosphorylase gives rise to the protein MWDQVQKTVSYIKNKTNFIPEYGVILGSGLGSFTDDLQIEYTLPYDTIPNFPVSTVQGHKGALVFGTIGDKRVVAMQGRFHFYEGYSMKEVTFPVRVMKYLGITQLIVSNASGGVNPEYKVGSIVLIKDHINMAPEHPLRGKNDERFGPRFVNMSEPYSKKMIAKVKEIALDLNIEIHDGIYLGLQGPTFETLAEYRMVKILGADCVGMSTVPEVIVARHMGLETFGISVITDMGDEESITTISHDEVLEAANKAEPDVRQLIRELILHY
- a CDS encoding SusC/RagA family TonB-linked outer membrane protein: MKNSLLKGFMVFLTMLCTSLTYSQDVSGKVSDSSGPLPGASVLIKGTTKAAQTDMDGKFTIENVGPNAVLIFSYLGLKSQEINVAGKTTINVTLKEDSAELKEVVVIGFGKQSKRKVTDNMATISADQINQIPVANLQGALTGKAAGVQITQINGKVEGGVKMRIRGISSISSSQEPLYVIDGMPLINDDESTTSAPINPLISLNPNDIESIQILKDASSAAIYGARGTNGVVLITTKQGKSGKTKISLNTSGGWSQATHKLKWLNAAQYVELFTEASANTWGADDLWLTEPGGFFDGLANGKDWRNGAVDTDWQDLALVKGSVQDHTFSVSGGDEKTLFFVSGGYNNTQGIVRGNNMDRYSYRGNLDHKVSDRFRVGLNTSLSKTQVSRIGTDNSFATPLQAVAQSPLSPAYLDDGIIPNNDTTLYYNFLTQEYNGSWNVNIFRTLMNSYLEYKILPELSFKTELGYDNNNQTEEYFAGSLTESASTNGYADANAIQSDKYSISNYFTYNKTFNEAYDLEFVGGMNFEESARKRQYVAGTGFPSDDLQTVESASEITAGSSSRTKYNFLSYFGRTTFSIKDKYLLKASLRYDGSSRFGASKRYGLFPAASVGWIVSEEDFLKDNETINVLKLRGSFGVTGNAGIGNFASLGLFRGSSYNKNSAITPLQLANQDLKWEKTNQTDVGLDFALFNNRISGEVDYYVKKTNDLLLNEPLPGTSGWSSLTRNVGSMTNKGFEFVLNSTNIKTDDFSWKTSLNLSTLDNKVVNLPGGDIVAERNIVREGETISSFYLVEYAGVNPDNGDALFYLNTTKSDGTLDKTTTKNYSEAQRIITGSPYPTLMGGLTNTITYKEFDLSFTFQGEWGASMYNEGGKFQSGNARYEDNQTIDQLDRWQKPGDITMVPQARMYRTNGQQASTRYLESSDFVRLRNLSLGYTFSKKLTQKISVDRLRLYLTGVNLLTFTNYSGYDPESSYDNNGNSNIQKGISFYSAPPAKTFTIGLNIDL
- the lpxK gene encoding tetraacyldisaccharide 4'-kinase, which translates into the protein MNLLRKLLFPFAILYGLITSIRNFLYDQGILKSYSFDIPIIAVGNLSVGGTGKTPQIEYLIRLLSHQYKVATLSRGYKRQSEGFILADGTTNAAILGDEPFQFFQKFPTIQVAVDANRKNGIEQLLSQSNTPEVILLDDAFQHRKVKAGFYILLTSFGDLYSDDFMLPTGNLRESRSGAKRAAVVVVTKCPSDLSPDAQNSIREKLKLASNQELFFTSIIYDDFVYSVNKKLSVAELKGINPILLAGIAKPKPFFDYLKSDAAQQDFLTFPDHHHFTDKDLSDIKNKAKNRIIVTTEKDYVRLQDSVLSEQLYYLPIRSRFVTGGANFDRTLLHYVSKSSFKF
- a CDS encoding RagB/SusD family nutrient uptake outer membrane protein — encoded protein: MKNYNYILFLISLLTFSFVSCDDNLDIIPEQALSTDIVIKDAANIRKILINAYGDARSSSSYGGGIALASELIANDGDLYWNGTFVQPAEYDEKAMLADNSFVRDIWMNAYNINNQTNIVLENLNVITDADQKTIAEGEAKFLRGLVYFDLARLFAKPYISGSANSQLAVPIVLDAVLDPTKITYPTRNTLDEVYALVISDLTDAYTMLPESNDIYATKYAAAALLARVYLQKGDYVKARDMANEVINSSGASLTATFAEAFNNEENSTEDLFAWQVTSQDASANYFNVFWAGSDFGGRSGNPDVDVETQHWDIYDDADDERAHFFYEADYWCTTKWQNQFGNIPFLRLAEMYLIRAESNYRSETLVGNSPLNDINILRARSGAGSFESVNLTTILMERKRELSFEGFALFDAKRLGNSVGDNAFDANSLIMPIPLREMDANPNLVQNDGY